The Miscanthus floridulus cultivar M001 chromosome 7, ASM1932011v1, whole genome shotgun sequence genome includes a region encoding these proteins:
- the LOC136463202 gene encoding uncharacterized protein: MRSSEERLSKETVGAQVSYQRHDALEELEEASDPHKEELNEVDKLKQDQDEDVVEDEKLMEETSAEEPSVTNQECTDKSEMQEHQVDDEECHAPLATPEVSEDDEGANFHDDGGSSSGLLDKGVCEEIYDAGEEMGLVLGVPALQPH; the protein is encoded by the exons ATGCGGTCGAGCGAGGAGCGTCTCTCGAAAG AGACTGTGGGTGCACAGGTTTCTTACCAGCGACATGATGCTCTGGAAGAGTTGGAAGAGGCTTCTGACCCTCATAAAGAAGAGTTAAACGAGGTGGACAAACTGAAACAAGACCAAGATGAAG ACGTCGTTGAGGATGAGAAGCTAATGGAAGAGACCTCAGCAGAAGAGCCATCTGTGACCAATCAAGAGTGTACGGATAAATCGGAAATGCAAGAACACCAAGTGGACGATGAGGAGTGTCATGCTCCCTTGGCAACCCCCGAGGTATCTGAGGACGATGAAGGTGCCAATTTTCACGATGATGGAGGCTCCAGTTCAGGTCTGTTGGACAAAGGAGTGTGTGAGGAGATCTATGATGCAGGTGAAGAGATGGGATTGGTGCTCGGCGTTCCGGCTCTGCAGCCCCATTGA